A genomic region of Thiohalospira halophila DSM 15071 contains the following coding sequences:
- a CDS encoding thioredoxin family protein: protein MTSLTADSQDEMDARLAEYPAAVVWFSTPDCHVCHALRPKVEALLAEEFPRAALIAVDAAAHPEVAGQWVVTAAPTAVICLEGREGQRLSRSFGVDAVRQALARPYGLLFDD, encoded by the coding sequence ATGACCAGCCTGACAGCGGATAGCCAGGACGAGATGGACGCCCGGCTGGCGGAGTACCCGGCCGCGGTGGTCTGGTTCTCCACCCCCGATTGCCACGTCTGCCACGCCCTGCGGCCGAAGGTGGAGGCCCTGCTGGCCGAGGAATTCCCCCGCGCGGCCCTCATCGCCGTGGACGCCGCCGCCCATCCGGAGGTGGCGGGTCAGTGGGTGGTCACCGCCGCGCCCACCGCCGTGATCTGCCTGGAGGGCCGGGAGGGCCAGCGGCTCTCCCGCAGCTTCGGCGTCGACGCCGTCCGCCAGGCCCTGGCCCGACCCTACGGCCTGCTCTTC
- a CDS encoding cobalamin-binding protein, with translation MTTRYSLSPLLALFLLVPGLAAAVTVQDGLGEELELAEPAERIVSLAPHATEMLFAAGAGERVVAVSSHSDHPPEAAERTDIGGYSGPDMEAILAAEPDLVVAWAEGNPRGPVRRLRELGVPVFVSDPRGLADIPAELRALGRLAGTGETAEPAADDFTERVAALREAHQGAAPLRVFYAIWDRPLMTLSRGHPVTEVMELCGGVNVFADAEGASPRISEEAVLAAEPEVIIAGGMGEEQPEWLERWRRWPELPAVADDNLFFIKPDILQRTGPRLVEGAERLCAVLDQARERAQ, from the coding sequence ATGACGACTCGATACTCGCTCTCCCCGCTACTGGCCCTCTTCCTGCTCGTGCCCGGCCTCGCTGCCGCCGTGACGGTGCAGGACGGCCTGGGCGAGGAACTGGAACTGGCCGAGCCGGCGGAGCGCATCGTCTCCCTGGCGCCCCACGCCACGGAGATGCTCTTCGCCGCCGGGGCCGGGGAGCGGGTGGTGGCCGTCTCCAGCCACAGCGACCATCCCCCGGAGGCGGCGGAACGCACCGACATCGGCGGCTACAGCGGCCCCGACATGGAGGCGATCCTCGCCGCCGAACCGGACCTGGTGGTCGCCTGGGCGGAGGGCAACCCGCGCGGGCCGGTGCGCCGGCTGCGGGAGCTGGGGGTGCCGGTCTTCGTCAGCGACCCGCGCGGCCTGGCCGACATCCCCGCCGAGCTGCGCGCCCTGGGCCGGCTGGCCGGGACGGGCGAGACCGCCGAGCCGGCCGCCGACGATTTCACCGAGCGCGTGGCCGCCCTGCGGGAGGCGCACCAGGGGGCGGCCCCGCTGCGGGTCTTCTACGCCATCTGGGATCGGCCGCTGATGACCCTGAGCCGCGGCCACCCGGTCACCGAGGTCATGGAGCTCTGTGGCGGGGTCAACGTCTTTGCGGATGCCGAGGGCGCCTCGCCGCGGATCAGCGAGGAGGCGGTGCTGGCGGCCGAGCCGGAGGTCATCATCGCCGGCGGCATGGGCGAGGAGCAGCCGGAGTGGCTGGAGCGCTGGCGCCGGTGGCCGGAGTTGCCGGCGGTGGCCGACGATAATCTCTTCTTCATCAAGCCGGATATCCTGCAGCGCACCGGCCCGCGGCTGGTGGAGGGCGCCGAGCGACTCTGCGCGGTGCTGGACCAGGCACGGGAGCGGGCGCAATGA
- the cobD gene encoding threonine-phosphate decarboxylase CobD has product MTAHGGDIAAAARRWGIPAGEWLDLSTGINPVPWPVPRPPESVWHRLPEDDGRLEAAATDYYGTDQLLAVPGSQAAIQALPTALGARGWRVGITHPGYVEHAAAWSAAGCEVVPVPPEGPADLHGLDALVVIQPNNPTGATLPAERLAAWRGELADRGGWLVIDAAFADSGEGPTAAEEVGAPGLVVLRSVGKFFGLAGIRLGFALAPPGVRRALAEQMGPWSVSGPARWAGAGALADTAWQAEARARLVADSARLAELLNQAGLPPTGGTPLFQYVETERAVAVEEALARRAIRVRRFDHPPALRFGLPAGEADWQRLATALQEITPQEIAP; this is encoded by the coding sequence ATGACGGCCCACGGGGGCGATATCGCCGCCGCCGCCCGGCGCTGGGGGATCCCGGCCGGGGAGTGGCTGGATCTCTCCACCGGCATCAATCCCGTGCCCTGGCCGGTCCCCCGACCACCGGAGTCGGTCTGGCACCGGCTGCCCGAGGATGACGGCCGCCTGGAGGCCGCCGCCACCGACTACTACGGCACCGACCAGCTCCTGGCGGTCCCCGGCTCCCAGGCGGCCATCCAGGCCCTGCCGACCGCCCTGGGCGCCCGGGGCTGGCGAGTGGGCATCACCCACCCGGGCTACGTCGAGCACGCCGCCGCCTGGTCGGCCGCGGGCTGCGAGGTCGTCCCCGTCCCCCCGGAGGGGCCGGCGGACCTGCACGGCCTGGATGCCCTGGTGGTGATCCAGCCCAACAATCCCACGGGGGCGACCCTCCCCGCCGAGCGTCTGGCCGCCTGGCGGGGGGAGCTGGCCGACCGCGGCGGCTGGCTGGTCATCGATGCCGCCTTCGCCGATAGCGGCGAGGGACCAACGGCGGCGGAGGAGGTCGGCGCGCCCGGGCTGGTGGTCCTGCGCTCGGTGGGCAAGTTCTTCGGCCTGGCCGGGATCCGGCTGGGCTTCGCCCTGGCCCCGCCCGGGGTGCGCCGGGCCCTGGCCGAGCAGATGGGCCCCTGGTCGGTCTCCGGGCCGGCGCGCTGGGCCGGGGCCGGCGCCCTGGCGGATACCGCCTGGCAGGCCGAGGCGCGGGCGCGCCTGGTCGCCGACTCGGCGCGGCTGGCGGAATTATTGAACCAGGCCGGCCTGCCGCCCACCGGCGGCACGCCGCTCTTTCAGTACGTGGAGACCGAGCGGGCCGTCGCGGTGGAAGAGGCCCTGGCCCGGCGCGCCATCCGTGTACGCCGCTTCGACCACCCGCCGGCGCTGCGCTTCGGCCTCCCCGCCGGGGAGGCGGACTGGCAGCGGCTGGCGACGGCCCTTCAGGAGATCACTCCACAGGAGATCGCCCCATGA
- the cbiB gene encoding adenosylcobinamide-phosphate synthase CbiB, with protein sequence MELPLATAAIVTALVADHLLGEPRRHPLALFGRAVQAVEARWYAPTIRRGAVLAGLLVVPPALAAGWLAALPGAGWFLEVALLWLAVGGRSLTDHAGAVAAPLARGDLAGARSAVAMLVSRDPAALEADGIAAATTESVLENGNDAVIAALFWYLVAGAAGLVAFRLINTLDAMWGYRTERYDRFGRVAARADDLLGWLPARLTAAAYAVAGNTSRAIRCWRTQGRRWKSPNAGPVMAAGAGALGIRLGGPAPYHGRTEVRPALGEGRAATADDIHRAGKLLGRAVIGLVGVALVVELLLRGWA encoded by the coding sequence ATGGAACTGCCCCTGGCCACCGCCGCCATTGTCACCGCCCTGGTCGCCGACCACCTCCTGGGTGAGCCGCGCCGCCATCCCCTGGCGCTCTTCGGGCGGGCGGTCCAGGCGGTGGAGGCGCGCTGGTATGCGCCCACTATCCGCCGCGGCGCCGTGCTGGCGGGCCTGCTGGTGGTTCCACCGGCGCTGGCGGCGGGCTGGCTGGCCGCCCTGCCCGGGGCGGGCTGGTTCCTGGAGGTCGCGCTGCTCTGGCTCGCCGTGGGCGGGCGCAGCCTCACCGACCACGCCGGTGCGGTGGCCGCCCCCCTGGCCCGTGGCGACCTGGCCGGCGCCCGCTCGGCGGTGGCGATGCTGGTGAGCCGCGACCCGGCCGCCCTGGAGGCGGACGGGATCGCCGCCGCGACCACCGAGTCGGTACTGGAGAACGGCAATGATGCGGTGATCGCCGCGCTCTTCTGGTACCTGGTGGCCGGGGCCGCCGGGCTGGTCGCCTTCCGGCTCATCAATACCCTGGACGCCATGTGGGGCTACCGCACCGAGCGCTACGACCGCTTCGGGCGGGTCGCCGCCCGCGCCGATGACCTGCTGGGCTGGCTCCCCGCCCGCCTCACCGCCGCCGCCTACGCCGTGGCCGGCAATACGAGTCGGGCCATCCGCTGCTGGCGGACCCAGGGGCGGCGGTGGAAGAGCCCCAATGCCGGCCCGGTGATGGCCGCCGGGGCCGGGGCGCTGGGGATCCGCCTGGGTGGGCCCGCCCCCTACCACGGCCGCACCGAGGTCCGCCCGGCGCTGGGGGAGGGGCGGGCCGCCACCGCCGATGATATCCACCGCGCGGGGAAACTCCTTGGCCGCGCCGTCATCGGCCTGGTGGGGGTCGCGCTGGTTGTCGAGTTGCTCCTGCGGGGATGGGCATGA
- a CDS encoding DUF2442 domain-containing protein, whose protein sequence is MHSSEPGEPISGAEVTAITAGGVALRASDGSEWFLPFEEYPWFREARVDAVLRVEEPVPGQLHWPELDVDLSTEILRSPDHYPLRAG, encoded by the coding sequence ATGCATTCCAGCGAGCCTGGCGAGCCCATTTCGGGGGCTGAGGTTACCGCCATTACCGCAGGCGGGGTCGCGCTTCGAGCCTCGGATGGCTCGGAGTGGTTCCTCCCGTTCGAGGAATACCCCTGGTTCCGCGAGGCGCGTGTGGATGCGGTTCTCCGGGTCGAAGAGCCGGTACCGGGCCAGCTCCACTGGCCGGAACTGGATGTCGATCTCAGTACCGAGATCCTGCGCTCGCCGGACCACTACCCCCTCCGCGCCGGCTGA
- a CDS encoding DUF4160 domain-containing protein — protein sequence MSPTILRQGGCRFFFFSREEPRMHVHVQCGGGEAKFWLSPEVELARASGLDLRQLRVIDATVREHHHAFQRAWRAHFGG from the coding sequence ATGAGCCCGACCATCCTTCGGCAAGGAGGGTGCCGGTTCTTCTTCTTTTCCCGGGAAGAGCCGCGCATGCATGTCCACGTCCAGTGTGGAGGGGGAGAGGCCAAATTCTGGCTGTCGCCGGAGGTGGAACTGGCCCGGGCCAGTGGCCTGGATCTCCGGCAGCTTCGCGTCATTGATGCCACCGTCCGGGAGCACCACCATGCATTCCAGCGAGCCTGGCGAGCCCATTTCGGGGGCTGA
- a CDS encoding cobyric acid synthase, with protein sequence MTRTLMVQGTTSDAGKSLLVAGLCRVLARRGVSVAPFKPQNMALNSAVTADGGEIGRAQALQAEAAGIPAEVDFNPVLLKPATDRGAQVIVGGRSIGTLDAVAYHDYKATAREAVLAAHARLAARFEVIVVEGAGSPAEVNLREHDIANMGFAEAVDCPVILVADIDRGGVFAQLVGTLELLSASERARVAGCVINRFRGDPALLQPGLDWFTEYTGKPVLGTLPFLPGLHLDAEDRLDGSAGSGEGADRLRVVVPALPRISNHTDLDPLRDHPGVELLFAGPGETPGADLVVLPGSKNVRADRAWLREQGWDAALARHLRYGGRVLGICGGYQMLGHWIHDPEGCEGEPGSEAGLGWLDLETTLGPEKQLHNVTGRLEPEGATVAGYEIHQGTTTGSDTARPAATLDGRPDGARSADDRVRGTYLHGVFDEAEARRTLLAWAGWSGEGDSDHHRRRADSLERLADAVEAHLDPAWLASWAG encoded by the coding sequence ATGACGAGAACCCTCATGGTCCAGGGGACCACCTCCGACGCCGGCAAGAGCCTGCTGGTGGCCGGGCTCTGCCGGGTGCTGGCCCGGCGCGGCGTCTCCGTGGCCCCCTTCAAGCCCCAGAACATGGCGCTGAACTCGGCGGTCACCGCCGATGGCGGCGAGATCGGCCGCGCCCAGGCGCTCCAGGCCGAGGCCGCCGGGATCCCGGCGGAGGTGGACTTCAATCCCGTCCTGCTCAAGCCGGCCACCGACCGGGGAGCCCAGGTCATCGTCGGCGGGCGCTCCATCGGCACCCTGGATGCCGTGGCCTACCACGACTACAAGGCCACCGCCCGGGAGGCGGTCCTGGCCGCCCACGCCCGGCTGGCCGCGCGCTTCGAGGTCATCGTGGTGGAGGGGGCCGGCTCCCCGGCGGAGGTGAATCTCCGGGAGCACGACATCGCCAACATGGGCTTCGCCGAGGCGGTGGACTGCCCGGTGATCCTGGTGGCCGATATCGACCGCGGCGGCGTCTTCGCCCAGCTGGTGGGGACACTGGAGCTGCTCTCCGCCAGCGAGCGCGCCCGCGTGGCCGGCTGCGTCATCAATCGCTTCCGCGGCGACCCGGCGCTGCTCCAGCCGGGGCTGGACTGGTTCACCGAGTACACCGGCAAGCCGGTGCTGGGGACCCTGCCCTTCCTCCCCGGGCTGCATCTCGATGCCGAGGACCGGCTGGACGGCTCCGCCGGCTCCGGGGAGGGGGCCGACCGGCTGCGCGTGGTCGTCCCGGCGCTACCCCGGATCAGCAACCACACCGACCTCGACCCCCTGCGCGACCACCCGGGGGTGGAGCTCCTCTTTGCCGGCCCGGGGGAGACGCCGGGGGCGGACCTGGTCGTCCTCCCCGGCTCCAAGAACGTCCGCGCCGATCGGGCGTGGCTGCGCGAGCAGGGCTGGGACGCCGCGCTGGCGCGCCACCTCCGCTACGGCGGACGGGTGCTGGGGATCTGCGGCGGCTACCAGATGCTCGGCCACTGGATCCACGACCCCGAGGGCTGCGAGGGGGAGCCCGGCTCCGAGGCGGGGCTGGGCTGGCTGGATCTGGAGACCACCCTGGGCCCGGAGAAGCAGCTCCACAATGTCACCGGCCGGCTGGAGCCCGAGGGGGCAACGGTGGCCGGCTACGAGATCCACCAGGGGACCACCACCGGCTCCGATACCGCCCGCCCCGCCGCCACCCTGGACGGCCGGCCCGACGGCGCCCGCAGCGCGGACGATCGGGTTCGCGGTACCTACCTCCACGGGGTCTTCGACGAGGCGGAGGCCCGTCGCACCCTGCTGGCCTGGGCCGGCTGGAGCGGCGAGGGAGACTCCGACCACCACCGCCGCCGCGCCGACTCCCTGGAGCGGCTGGCCGATGCCGTGGAGGCCCACCTGGATCCGGCGTGGCTGGCGAGCTGGGCCGGCTGA
- a CDS encoding type II toxin-antitoxin system RelE/ParE family toxin — MIKSFRDRRTAAIARGTPSRKLPRDIQRTALKKLRQLEAATNLDDLRIPPGNRLEALRGNREGQHSIRINSQWRICFRFHDGDAHDVEIVDYH; from the coding sequence GTGATCAAGAGCTTCAGGGATCGACGAACAGCCGCCATCGCGCGCGGAACCCCCTCGCGCAAGTTGCCACGAGACATCCAGCGGACGGCGCTCAAGAAGTTGCGGCAGCTGGAAGCGGCGACCAACCTCGATGACCTGCGTATCCCGCCAGGCAACCGGCTGGAGGCGCTGCGGGGAAACCGGGAAGGGCAGCACAGCATCCGCATCAACAGCCAGTGGCGGATATGCTTTCGTTTCCATGATGGCGACGCCCATGACGTCGAGATCGTCGACTATCACTGA
- a CDS encoding HigA family addiction module antitoxin has product MTEQLPNIHPGEILLEDFMEPMGLSKNGLAKAIGVPATRIGELTRGRRRITGDTDLRLSRYFGTSEGYWLRLQNAYDLEEARRKMSA; this is encoded by the coding sequence ATGACCGAGCAGCTTCCCAACATCCATCCCGGCGAGATCCTGCTGGAGGATTTCATGGAGCCCATGGGCCTCAGCAAGAACGGCCTGGCCAAGGCCATCGGCGTCCCGGCCACCCGCATCGGGGAGCTGACCCGCGGCCGACGCCGCATCACCGGCGACACCGACCTCCGCCTCTCCCGCTACTTCGGCACCAGCGAGGGCTACTGGCTCCGGCTGCAGAACGCCTACGACCTCGAGGAGGCCCGCCGGAAGATGTCGGCCTGA
- a CDS encoding DUF3683 domain-containing protein produces MSQQDSARIREIPYNYTSFSDREIVNRFLGEEMWEVIQSLRSERVTGISARMLLEVLGDLWAVTRNPYIQDDLIEHRKRRRSLVQAMQQRLDSIAERAEGREVVLTLVERAREAVRRFEEELDAEKDLRQRALKRLNKVTRKDNIDFGGLARVSHVTDASDWRVEYPFVVLNPDTEAEVAELVRACIDLDLVIIPRGGGTGYTGGAVPLCRNTAVINTEKLEDLSAVEERELPGDAGRATTIRAGAGVVTKRVAEKAGEAGFVFAVDPTSQDASCIGGNVAMNAGGKKAVLWGTTLDNLVDWRMVTPEGQWLVVERLAHNRGKIHDVDEATFRITRYDTDFTTPVGESQDLTIPGPELRKVGLGKDVTNKFLGGLPGIQKEGCDGIITSARFVLHTMPRHQRTVCLEFFGADLRRAVPAIVETKDYIDGRDDVALAGMEHLDERYIRAVKYSTKAPRRDLPKMVLLIDLAAEDETAVSDAASRVVQMANARGGEGFIAASAEARHRFWLDRARTAAIAAHTNAFKINEDVVIPLDRLADYNDGIERINIELSTANKVRMIDSVLEYLDTDMPEVRKAKDYERSEEADAILEGKKGAARELLAGVRQRWTTLMNNLDRPAAEMTEVLVDAAREALEPGDTLFRVMQRRDERISYREEVERPLGEIFGGQDLAKVRKRFDELHQEIRSSRLFVATHMHAGDGNVHTNIPVNSNDYDMMQEADRVVDRVMELARELGGVISGEHGIGLTKMAYMEPEAVAAFADYKREVDPDERFNRGKLMPGSGLQNAYTPSLRLLDEEALLLEASELSDLNHEVKDCLRCGKCKPVCMTHIPRANLHYSPRNKILATGLIVEAFLYEEQTRRGISVNHFEELTDVADHCTVCHKCLNPCPVDIDFGDVSIRMRNILREQGQKKFNPGAALSMAYLNVTDPGAVKAMRAGVIQLGYRAQRMASKVTRALTPVDSGKNPPGSTTGQPTVTEQVVHFMKKPMPNDMPATTTRQQLGLEDDSIVPVIRNPETTDDDSEAVFYFPGCGSERLFSQIGLATIAMLWEAGAKTVLPPGYLCCGYPQSSTGDDKTGHAISVNNQVLFHRVANTLNYLDIKTVIVSCGTCMDQLEKYQFQKIFPGCRLLDIHEYLLEKGMNVEGVEGVQYLYHDPCHTPMKTYSPTDTAEKLMGQEVQLSDRCCGEAGTLAVSRPDIATQLRYRKEEEIRGGVQYYTGEEKAQDNQVKMLTSCPACQQGLSRYTDDTGVETDYIVVEMANHLLGDGWQKQFIEKAKDRGIERVLL; encoded by the coding sequence ATGTCCCAGCAGGACAGTGCCCGTATCCGCGAGATCCCGTACAACTACACCTCATTCTCCGATCGCGAGATCGTCAATCGCTTTCTCGGCGAGGAGATGTGGGAAGTCATCCAGAGCCTGCGCTCGGAGCGTGTCACCGGCATCTCCGCCCGCATGCTCCTGGAGGTCCTGGGCGACCTCTGGGCGGTGACCCGCAACCCCTACATCCAGGACGACCTCATCGAGCACCGCAAGCGGCGGCGCTCCCTGGTCCAGGCCATGCAGCAGCGGCTGGATTCCATCGCCGAGCGCGCCGAGGGGCGCGAGGTGGTCCTGACCCTGGTGGAGCGCGCCCGGGAGGCGGTGCGCCGCTTCGAGGAAGAGCTGGACGCGGAGAAGGACCTGCGCCAGCGTGCCCTCAAGCGCCTGAACAAGGTAACCCGCAAGGACAATATCGACTTCGGCGGCCTGGCCCGGGTCTCCCACGTCACCGACGCCTCCGACTGGCGGGTGGAGTACCCCTTCGTGGTCCTCAACCCGGATACCGAGGCCGAGGTGGCGGAGCTCGTGCGCGCCTGCATCGACCTAGATCTCGTCATCATCCCGCGCGGCGGCGGGACCGGCTACACCGGCGGCGCCGTGCCGCTGTGCCGCAACACCGCGGTCATCAATACCGAGAAGCTGGAAGACCTCTCCGCGGTGGAGGAGCGCGAACTCCCCGGCGACGCCGGCCGCGCCACCACCATCCGCGCCGGCGCCGGCGTGGTCACCAAGCGGGTGGCGGAGAAGGCCGGCGAGGCCGGTTTCGTCTTCGCCGTGGACCCCACCTCCCAGGATGCCTCCTGCATCGGCGGCAACGTCGCCATGAACGCCGGCGGCAAGAAGGCCGTCCTCTGGGGCACCACCCTGGACAACCTGGTGGACTGGCGCATGGTCACCCCCGAGGGGCAGTGGCTGGTGGTGGAGCGCCTGGCCCACAACCGCGGCAAGATCCACGACGTGGACGAGGCGACCTTCCGGATCACCCGCTACGACACCGACTTCACCACCCCGGTGGGGGAGTCCCAGGACCTGACCATCCCGGGCCCCGAGCTGCGCAAGGTCGGCCTGGGCAAGGACGTTACCAACAAGTTCCTGGGCGGTCTGCCCGGCATCCAGAAGGAGGGCTGCGACGGCATCATCACCTCCGCGCGCTTCGTCCTCCACACCATGCCCAGGCACCAGCGCACCGTCTGCCTGGAGTTCTTCGGCGCCGACCTGCGTCGCGCCGTCCCGGCCATCGTGGAGACCAAGGACTATATCGATGGTCGCGATGACGTCGCCCTGGCCGGCATGGAGCACCTGGACGAGCGCTACATCCGGGCGGTGAAGTACTCCACCAAGGCGCCCCGGCGGGATCTGCCCAAGATGGTCCTGCTCATCGACCTGGCCGCCGAGGACGAGACCGCCGTCTCCGACGCCGCCTCCAGGGTGGTGCAGATGGCCAACGCCCGTGGTGGCGAGGGATTCATCGCCGCCAGTGCCGAGGCGCGCCACCGCTTCTGGCTGGACCGCGCCCGCACCGCTGCCATTGCCGCCCACACCAACGCCTTCAAGATCAACGAGGACGTGGTCATCCCGCTGGACCGGCTGGCGGACTACAACGACGGCATCGAGCGCATCAATATCGAGCTCTCCACCGCCAACAAGGTCCGCATGATCGATTCCGTCCTGGAATACCTGGACACCGACATGCCGGAGGTGCGCAAGGCCAAGGACTACGAGCGCTCCGAGGAGGCCGACGCCATCCTGGAGGGCAAGAAGGGCGCGGCCCGGGAGCTGCTGGCGGGCGTCCGCCAGCGCTGGACCACCCTGATGAACAACCTGGACCGGCCCGCCGCCGAGATGACCGAGGTCCTCGTCGATGCCGCCCGGGAGGCGCTGGAGCCGGGGGACACCCTCTTCCGCGTCATGCAGCGCCGGGACGAACGGATCTCCTACCGCGAGGAGGTGGAGCGGCCCCTGGGCGAGATCTTCGGCGGCCAGGACCTGGCCAAGGTACGCAAGCGCTTCGATGAACTCCACCAGGAGATCCGCTCGTCGCGCCTGTTCGTGGCCACTCACATGCACGCCGGGGACGGCAACGTCCACACCAACATCCCGGTGAACTCCAACGACTACGACATGATGCAGGAGGCGGATCGGGTCGTGGATCGGGTCATGGAGCTGGCCCGGGAGCTGGGGGGCGTGATCTCCGGCGAGCACGGTATCGGCCTGACCAAGATGGCCTACATGGAGCCCGAGGCCGTGGCCGCCTTCGCCGACTACAAGCGCGAGGTGGACCCGGACGAGCGCTTCAACCGCGGCAAGCTCATGCCGGGCTCCGGCCTGCAGAACGCCTACACCCCCTCCCTGCGCCTGCTGGACGAGGAAGCCCTGCTGCTGGAGGCCAGCGAGCTCTCCGACCTCAACCACGAGGTCAAGGACTGCCTGCGCTGCGGCAAGTGCAAGCCGGTCTGCATGACCCACATCCCCCGGGCCAACCTGCACTATTCGCCGCGCAACAAGATCCTGGCCACCGGCCTCATCGTCGAGGCCTTCCTCTACGAGGAGCAGACCCGGCGCGGGATCTCGGTGAACCACTTCGAGGAGCTCACCGACGTGGCCGACCACTGCACGGTCTGCCACAAGTGCCTCAATCCCTGCCCGGTGGACATCGACTTCGGCGATGTCTCCATCCGCATGCGCAACATCCTGCGCGAGCAGGGGCAGAAGAAGTTCAACCCGGGCGCGGCGCTCTCCATGGCCTACCTCAACGTCACCGATCCCGGGGCGGTGAAGGCCATGCGCGCCGGCGTCATCCAGCTCGGCTATCGCGCCCAGCGCATGGCCAGCAAGGTCACCCGGGCGCTGACGCCGGTGGACTCGGGCAAGAACCCGCCGGGGAGCACCACCGGCCAGCCCACGGTGACCGAGCAGGTCGTCCACTTCATGAAGAAGCCCATGCCCAACGACATGCCGGCGACCACCACCCGCCAGCAGCTGGGCCTGGAGGACGACTCCATCGTCCCCGTCATCCGCAATCCGGAGACCACCGACGACGACTCCGAGGCGGTCTTCTACTTCCCCGGCTGCGGCTCCGAGCGGCTCTTCTCCCAGATCGGCCTGGCCACCATCGCCATGCTCTGGGAGGCCGGGGCCAAGACGGTCCTGCCGCCGGGCTACCTCTGCTGCGGCTATCCCCAGAGCTCCACCGGCGACGACAAGACCGGCCACGCCATCTCGGTGAACAACCAGGTACTCTTCCATCGGGTGGCCAACACCCTGAACTACCTGGATATCAAGACGGTCATCGTCTCCTGCGGCACCTGCATGGATCAGCTGGAGAAGTACCAGTTCCAGAAGATCTTCCCGGGCTGCCGCCTGCTGGACATCCACGAGTACCTGCTGGAGAAGGGGATGAACGTCGAGGGCGTGGAGGGGGTCCAGTACCTCTACCACGACCCCTGCCACACCCCGATGAAGACCTACAGCCCCACCGACACGGCGGAGAAGCTCATGGGGCAGGAGGTCCAGCTCTCCGACCGCTGCTGCGGCGAGGCCGGTACCCTGGCCGTCTCCCGGCCGGATATCGCCACGCAGCTGCGCTACCGCAAGGAGGAGGAGATCCGCGGCGGTGTGCAGTACTACACCGGCGAGGAGAAGGCGCAGGACAACCAGGTGAAGATGCTCACCTCCTGCCCCGCCTGCCAGCAGGGTCTCTCCCGTTACACCGACGATACCGGCGTGGAGACCGACTACATCGTCGTGGAGATGGCCAACCACCTCCTGGGCGACGGCTGGCAGAAGCAGTTCATCGAGAAGGCGAAGGACCGGGGCATCGAGCGAGTCCTGCTCTAG